In Oncorhynchus mykiss isolate Arlee chromosome 1, USDA_OmykA_1.1, whole genome shotgun sequence, the following proteins share a genomic window:
- the si:dkey-30c15.13 gene encoding transmembrane protein 253 produces the protein MTQNMFQEGLYHVFFKDRTSSHPLTVTTNQEEFKDVRIGRWFGTVVNTRLLVTGVLQVFGALASILTTVTYACVSFNCSVSLTTPVWSGLFYLATGGLAMEVQRKPNKLNVTTLIGLNIFSLLLGCCALLAYSLITSQAKSLYTDQQRAGVYIAKGSSIMFTVQCLLASVYTLFLSWRGLRRYSGPHTQTYNRLAQGPDEDTNEPLMETGEFSL, from the exons ATGACTCAGAACATGTTCCAAGAGGGGCTGTACCATGTTTTTTTTAAGGACCGCACCTCGAGCCACCCACTCACTGTAACCACCAATCAGGAAGAATTTAAAGATGTGCGGATTGGACGCTGGTTTGGGACAGTCGTTAACACCCGCCTCCTTGTCACTGGG GTTTTGCAGGTCTTCGGTGCCCTGGCCTCCATTCTAACCACAGTAACCTACGCCTGCGTGAGCTTCAACTGTTCCGTCTCCTTGACTACACCAGTCTGGTCCGGCCTGTTT TATCTGGCCACTGGAGGGCTGGCAATGGAAGTTCAGAGGAAACCCAACAAACTCAAT GTGACCACACTGATAGGCCTGAACATCTTCAGCCTACTGCTGGGGTGCTGTGCTCTGCTGGCCTACAGCCTCATCACGTCACAGGCTAAATCACTCTACACAGACCAACAG cGTGCGGGTGTGTACATAGCGAAGGGCAGCTCTATCATGTTCACAGTACAGTGTCTGCTGGCCTCTGTCTACACTCTCTTCCTGTCCTGGAGAGGTCTACGACGGTATAGCGGCCCCCACACTCAGACCTACAATCGTCTAGCACAG GGCCCAGATGAGGACACTAATGAGCCCCTAATGGAAACAGGAGAATTCAGCCTTTAA